A genome region from Arthrobacter agilis includes the following:
- a CDS encoding acyl-CoA dehydrogenase family protein yields the protein MTLTSGRAAAGPVPRALALAAELGAEVPLPGSGRTAETWQLLTDLAAADLTVARVVEPHLDALAILDQAGLHRAAPGTGTWGVFAAEAPGMRLDAMPGPDGTWTLSGTKPWCSLADSLDRALVTARVGDGGRRTFAVDLRAAGVTADPADAWVSRGLPAVTSCPVRFDAVDATPVGATDWYLTRDGFAWGGIGVAACWLGGALGVARTLLAALGRRTPDQIALMHLGRVDAALHETRTLLADAADAVDSGRAGGQEGALLAARVRATAFRCAELVLEAAAHGLGPAPLSFDEDHAARVADLHLYLRQHHAERDDASLGRRILDLSEQAAAAW from the coding sequence GTGACCCTCACGAGCGGGAGGGCCGCGGCCGGCCCGGTGCCCCGCGCGCTCGCCCTGGCCGCGGAACTCGGCGCCGAGGTGCCGTTGCCGGGCTCGGGCAGGACCGCGGAGACCTGGCAGCTCCTCACCGATCTCGCGGCCGCCGATCTCACAGTGGCGCGCGTCGTCGAGCCGCACCTCGACGCCCTGGCCATCCTCGACCAGGCCGGCCTGCACCGGGCGGCACCGGGAACCGGGACGTGGGGGGTCTTCGCCGCGGAGGCCCCGGGCATGCGCCTCGACGCCATGCCCGGTCCGGACGGCACCTGGACCCTCAGCGGAACCAAGCCGTGGTGCTCCCTGGCCGACTCCCTCGACCGGGCTCTCGTCACGGCCCGGGTGGGCGACGGCGGACGCCGCACCTTCGCCGTCGACCTGCGGGCAGCCGGTGTCACGGCCGACCCGGCGGACGCCTGGGTGAGCCGTGGCCTCCCCGCGGTCACCAGCTGCCCGGTCCGCTTCGACGCCGTCGACGCCACGCCGGTCGGAGCCACCGACTGGTACCTCACGCGTGACGGCTTCGCGTGGGGCGGCATCGGCGTCGCGGCCTGCTGGTTGGGCGGCGCACTCGGCGTCGCCCGGACCCTGCTCGCCGCCCTCGGACGACGGACCCCCGACCAGATCGCCCTGATGCACCTGGGCCGCGTCGATGCCGCTCTCCACGAGACCCGGACGCTCCTCGCGGACGCCGCCGACGCCGTCGACTCCGGCCGGGCCGGCGGGCAGGAGGGTGCCCTCCTCGCAGCCCGCGTGCGGGCCACGGCCTTCCGCTGCGCGGAACTGGTGCTCGAGGCGGCCGCGCACGGGCTCGGCCCCGCACCGCTGTCCTTCGACGAGGACCACGCCGCGCGCGTCGCCGACCTGCACCTCTACCTCCGGCAGCATCATGCGGAGCGCGACGACGCCTCGCTCGGCCGCCGTATTCTCGACCTCTCCGAACAGGCCGCGGCGGCGTGGTGA
- a CDS encoding MFS transporter produces the protein MSLPATTQPAEYTARRLGRARFAVSALFLTNGAMFANILPHYPAIKDGLELSNAAFGISVAAFPLGAITAGLAAGSLVRRFRSSRVATAGTWLIGLSILLAGVAPSWAVLTATLFLAGAMDAITDVAQNSHGLRVQKLYRRSILNSFHAVWSIGAVLGGLMGAAAAGLEIPRGLHLSVSFVLFSALTLVCYRFLLPGPEPTGNEPTGNEPTGNEQTGNEQTGADGPADGASPASSGGTSGPRRLVTVGILGALVVIGIAGALVEDAGSTWAAVYLTGLDATPTIAGLGFVALVGFQFVGRLFGDRLVDRFGQRAVAQAGGTLAAIGMGVALLFPSIPLTVLGFGLAGLGVATLVPAAMHSADELPGLRAGTGLTVISWLLRLGFLASPPVVGAIADASSLRIGLIVVPLAGLLTLLASPVLPKRLPMRHL, from the coding sequence ATGAGCCTTCCGGCGACCACGCAGCCCGCGGAGTACACCGCCCGGCGTCTCGGCCGTGCACGCTTCGCGGTCAGTGCGCTGTTCCTGACCAACGGGGCGATGTTCGCGAACATCCTCCCCCACTACCCCGCCATCAAGGACGGGCTGGAGCTGAGCAACGCGGCGTTCGGCATCTCGGTCGCGGCCTTCCCCCTCGGCGCGATCACCGCCGGGCTCGCCGCGGGCTCCCTCGTGCGCCGCTTCCGATCCTCCCGTGTGGCGACGGCGGGGACGTGGCTCATCGGCCTGTCGATCCTGCTGGCCGGCGTGGCCCCGTCGTGGGCGGTCCTGACGGCCACCCTCTTCCTCGCCGGCGCCATGGACGCGATCACGGACGTGGCACAGAACTCGCACGGCCTGCGGGTGCAGAAGCTCTACCGCCGCTCCATCCTCAACTCGTTCCACGCCGTGTGGAGCATCGGTGCGGTGCTGGGCGGGCTCATGGGCGCGGCAGCGGCCGGGCTCGAGATCCCGCGCGGGCTGCACCTGTCGGTGTCCTTCGTCCTCTTCAGCGCCCTCACCCTCGTGTGCTACCGGTTCCTCCTGCCCGGACCCGAGCCGACAGGGAACGAGCCGACAGGGAACGAACCGACAGGGAACGAGCAGACAGGGAACGAGCAGACAGGGGCCGACGGGCCGGCCGATGGCGCATCCCCGGCGTCGTCCGGCGGTACGTCGGGTCCGAGACGGCTCGTCACGGTCGGGATCCTCGGGGCCCTCGTGGTGATCGGCATCGCCGGAGCGCTCGTCGAGGACGCCGGCAGCACCTGGGCGGCGGTCTACCTCACGGGCCTCGACGCCACACCCACCATCGCGGGCCTCGGCTTCGTCGCCCTCGTCGGCTTCCAGTTCGTGGGCCGCCTCTTCGGGGACCGCCTCGTGGACCGCTTCGGCCAGCGCGCCGTGGCACAGGCGGGCGGCACCCTCGCGGCGATCGGCATGGGCGTGGCCCTGCTGTTCCCCTCGATCCCGCTGACCGTCCTCGGCTTCGGGCTGGCAGGCCTCGGGGTCGCCACCCTCGTGCCGGCGGCCATGCACTCCGCGGACGAGCTGCCCGGGCTCCGCGCCGGGACCGGGCTCACCGTGATCAGCTGGCTGCTGCGCCTCGGGTTCCTGGCCTCCCCGCCCGTCGTCGGCGCCATCGCCGACGCCTCCTCGCTGCGGATCGGGCTGATCGTGGTGCCCCTCGCCGGCCTCCTGACCCTGCTGGCCTCCCCGGTGCTCCCGAAACGGCTTCCCATGCGTCACCTCTGA
- a CDS encoding TetR/AcrR family transcriptional regulator, translating into MTAPGTRDPEARSRRHDPGRRDRLVDVAIGVLAEHGVAGTTHRRIAAAANVPLGSMTYHFDSMDDLLHAAFTRLAERTADVFDQALTQAGTTEEAADAVVGLISGPTLNGAETLLASLELYALAARRPEFRAITDAWMARSRKALHAHFDPETAFMLDALIEGTTLHRALSLDPMPVRTVRAAVERIVRP; encoded by the coding sequence GTGACAGCCCCGGGAACCCGGGATCCGGAGGCCCGGTCGCGCCGCCATGATCCCGGCCGACGCGACCGACTGGTCGACGTCGCCATCGGGGTGCTCGCGGAGCACGGGGTCGCCGGCACCACGCACCGCCGCATCGCGGCTGCCGCGAACGTGCCCCTCGGGTCCATGACGTACCACTTCGACAGCATGGACGACCTCCTGCACGCCGCCTTCACCCGGCTCGCGGAGCGCACGGCGGACGTGTTCGACCAGGCCCTGACGCAGGCCGGCACCACCGAGGAGGCGGCCGATGCCGTCGTCGGCCTGATCTCCGGGCCGACACTCAACGGCGCCGAGACCCTGCTCGCCAGCCTCGAGCTCTACGCCCTGGCGGCACGGCGGCCGGAGTTCCGGGCGATCACCGACGCCTGGATGGCGCGCAGCCGGAAGGCCCTCCACGCGCACTTCGATCCCGAGACGGCCTTCATGCTCGACGCGCTCATCGAGGGCACCACCCTGCACCGCGCGCTGTCACTCGACCCCATGCCCGTCCGCACGGTCCGCGCGGCCGTCGAGAGGATCGTCCGACCATGA
- a CDS encoding NAD(P)-dependent oxidoreductase: MKIALLGVGRMGYELGVHLLGAGHEVTAWNRTPAAVGPLRDAGATQADSAEDAVRDADVVMTVLFGPDTVRAVVLSGLEIPAEAVWLDVTTVSPEDAREFADYAAAAGVRYVHGPVIGSLAPARAGRLGVLLGGAPEDVDVVEPLAALWADAQRLRRVATPSDAATGKLLANLALGVTLQGLVEALRLGRANGLDAAGVLDLLEGTGLGVIAGMKGPVITGGTFGDTQFSADLLAKDARLMLRSTPDPLPAVTALLQSLTDAQRAGAGDDDIAVIAKPELG, translated from the coding sequence ATGAAGATCGCACTGCTCGGCGTCGGACGCATGGGATACGAACTCGGGGTGCACCTCCTCGGGGCCGGCCACGAGGTGACCGCCTGGAACCGGACACCCGCCGCCGTCGGGCCGCTGCGTGATGCCGGCGCCACGCAGGCGGACTCGGCCGAGGACGCCGTCCGGGACGCCGACGTGGTGATGACAGTCCTCTTCGGACCGGACACCGTGCGGGCCGTCGTGCTCTCCGGGCTGGAGATCCCTGCCGAGGCCGTCTGGCTGGACGTCACCACGGTCTCCCCCGAGGACGCCCGCGAGTTCGCGGACTACGCCGCCGCTGCCGGGGTCCGCTACGTGCACGGGCCCGTCATCGGCAGCCTCGCCCCGGCACGGGCCGGCCGGCTCGGCGTGCTGCTCGGCGGTGCGCCGGAGGACGTCGACGTCGTCGAACCGCTCGCCGCCCTGTGGGCCGACGCCCAGCGGCTCCGCCGCGTCGCCACGCCGTCGGACGCCGCCACCGGCAAGCTGCTCGCCAACCTCGCGCTCGGCGTCACCCTGCAGGGGCTCGTGGAGGCGCTGCGCCTCGGCCGCGCGAACGGCCTCGACGCCGCCGGCGTGCTGGACCTGCTGGAGGGCACCGGCCTCGGCGTCATCGCCGGCATGAAGGGGCCCGTCATCACCGGCGGCACGTTCGGCGACACGCAGTTCTCCGCCGATCTCCTCGCCAAGGACGCACGCCTCATGCTGCGCTCCACCCCCGATCCCCTGCCCGCGGTGACCGCGCTCCTGCAGTCCCTCACCGACGCGCAGCGTGCGGGCGCGGGCGACGACGACATCGCCGTGATCGCGAAGCCCGAGCTCGGGTAG
- a CDS encoding NAD(P)/FAD-dependent oxidoreductase, with the protein MSTAGNTRRVAVLGGGILGVSTAVHLLREGASVVLVTEAEPASGASGRSLSWLNSAGERATPYHQLRLAGIDRYRTLFAADPTRDWLRFDGGLHWAGTGSEQDTIARHEHERAHAYDSVLVSPETVGEHTSGISAEAVGAAAILNPGEGWVSLPHLIGFLLEEFTARGGDLVTHAGTSRVLVEDGRATGIGTPDGRTLPADAVVVACGPQTPAVVAGLGVDIPDASPVSMLVTTAPVEHPARAVLNTPRAAVRPNPGATFALDHDWYEESITQDADGTYSIPEEVVHELAAEAAALLEGRPQLIAASWKIGRKPIPGDGEPVLGELEPVPGCFVAFTHSGATLGLIVGELLAGEIMTGRRHPMLETFRPGRFA; encoded by the coding sequence ATGAGCACGGCAGGGAACACACGACGCGTCGCGGTCCTCGGCGGCGGCATCCTCGGCGTCTCGACGGCGGTGCACCTCCTGCGCGAGGGTGCGTCCGTCGTCCTGGTCACGGAGGCGGAGCCCGCCAGCGGAGCCTCGGGCAGGTCGCTGTCCTGGCTCAACAGCGCCGGCGAGCGGGCCACGCCGTACCACCAGCTGCGCCTCGCGGGGATCGACCGGTACCGGACGCTGTTCGCCGCGGACCCGACCCGCGACTGGCTCCGCTTCGACGGCGGACTGCACTGGGCGGGCACCGGCTCGGAGCAGGACACGATCGCGCGCCACGAGCACGAGCGCGCGCACGCCTACGATTCGGTCCTCGTGTCGCCGGAGACCGTGGGCGAGCACACGTCGGGCATCAGCGCGGAGGCCGTCGGGGCGGCCGCGATCCTCAACCCCGGCGAGGGCTGGGTGAGCCTGCCGCACCTCATCGGATTCCTGCTGGAGGAGTTCACCGCCCGGGGCGGTGACCTCGTGACGCACGCCGGCACCTCCCGCGTCCTGGTCGAGGACGGGCGTGCCACCGGCATCGGCACCCCCGACGGCAGGACTCTCCCGGCGGACGCCGTCGTGGTGGCCTGCGGACCGCAGACGCCCGCCGTCGTCGCCGGGCTCGGGGTGGACATCCCCGACGCCTCGCCGGTGTCCATGCTCGTGACGACCGCCCCCGTGGAGCATCCCGCCCGGGCGGTCCTGAACACGCCGCGGGCGGCCGTCCGGCCGAACCCCGGCGCCACGTTCGCGCTCGACCACGACTGGTACGAGGAGAGCATCACGCAGGACGCCGACGGCACGTACTCGATCCCCGAGGAGGTCGTGCACGAACTGGCCGCCGAGGCGGCCGCCCTGCTGGAGGGTCGCCCGCAGCTCATCGCGGCATCCTGGAAGATCGGGCGCAAGCCCATCCCCGGCGACGGCGAGCCCGTGCTCGGCGAGCTCGAACCCGTCCCCGGCTGCTTCGTCGCCTTCACGCACTCCGGTGCGACACTCGGGCTGATCGTGGGCGAGCTGCTCGCGGGCGAGATCATGACGGGCCGCAGGCACCCGATGCTGGAGACGTTCCGGCCGGGCCGCTTCGCCTGA
- a CDS encoding LacI family DNA-binding transcriptional regulator, with amino-acid sequence MASEHLPSSAPTISDVAAEAGVGRATAARTLGGYGSVSAVARERVLAAAERLGYRSNILARSMTTGVTNSLGIVVADIGNTFFSGLIRGASDAASARNLDVIVISTYEDLAAERHAVGVLLDKQVDGIVVSSAAVGAPEAEHLTEATRRGTPVVLIDRLIPGLHLDAVVVDNRAEARRVTRALIEAGHRRIGFLWGPTTDAGIDTLDELLTVNTRSLWSDAERLRGYLDALQDAGIPYSPALVTTGAKTEESAAKAAHAMLQSEDPPTAVFASEAEALIGALHAVQGLGLSYPGDISLVGFDDTSWATVMQPPLTMVAQPVDEMGRLAVDQVVSRIGSSEYEPRLHMLPAELRTRSSIGPPPRLP; translated from the coding sequence ATGGCGTCCGAGCATCTTCCCAGCAGCGCGCCCACCATCTCCGACGTCGCGGCGGAAGCGGGTGTCGGCCGGGCGACGGCTGCACGCACCCTGGGCGGCTACGGGTCGGTCAGCGCCGTCGCCCGCGAGCGTGTCCTCGCCGCGGCCGAGCGGCTCGGCTACCGGTCCAATATCCTCGCGCGGAGCATGACCACCGGCGTCACGAACTCCCTGGGGATCGTCGTCGCGGACATCGGCAACACCTTCTTCTCCGGCCTGATCCGCGGGGCCTCCGATGCGGCGAGCGCACGGAACCTCGACGTGATCGTCATCAGCACCTACGAGGACCTGGCCGCCGAGCGGCACGCCGTGGGTGTCCTCCTCGACAAGCAGGTGGACGGCATCGTGGTGTCCTCCGCGGCGGTCGGCGCCCCCGAGGCGGAGCACCTCACCGAGGCGACCCGGCGCGGCACGCCGGTGGTGCTGATCGACCGGCTGATCCCGGGGCTGCACCTCGACGCCGTCGTCGTCGACAACCGGGCGGAGGCCCGGCGGGTGACCCGCGCGCTCATCGAGGCCGGCCACCGCCGCATCGGTTTCCTGTGGGGTCCGACCACCGACGCCGGCATCGACACCCTGGACGAGCTCCTGACCGTGAACACGCGCAGCCTGTGGAGCGACGCCGAGCGGCTGCGCGGGTACCTGGACGCCCTCCAGGACGCGGGGATCCCCTATTCGCCGGCCCTGGTCACCACGGGGGCGAAGACGGAGGAATCGGCGGCGAAGGCCGCCCACGCGATGCTCCAGTCCGAGGACCCTCCCACCGCCGTCTTCGCGTCGGAGGCGGAGGCGCTCATCGGAGCCCTCCACGCCGTGCAGGGACTCGGCCTCTCCTACCCCGGGGACATCTCCCTCGTGGGCTTCGACGACACCAGCTGGGCGACGGTCATGCAGCCGCCGCTCACCATGGTCGCCCAGCCCGTGGACGAGATGGGACGGCTGGCGGTTGACCAGGTGGTGTCGCGCATCGGCTCCTCCGAGTACGAGCCGCGCCTGCACATGCTCCCGGCAGAACTCCGGACACGTTCGTCGATCGGTCCGCCTCCGCGCCTGCCGTGA
- a CDS encoding PfkB family carbohydrate kinase, whose amino-acid sequence MRVLGFGDNIVDRFIDRRTSYPGGNSVNFSVFARRLGAGSAYLGVFGADRFGDLLKESLLAESVDISHAVTRDGPSGWTNIRLEAGERRFLDWNGGGITLEEPFRPSRDHLDYMGGFDVVHSSVYSGIEEHLPAVRAAVPRVTFDFSADDDRRSDAYLAAVCPSVDLGQFSCADLSDRESRDLLRAAVRHGAGSALATRGTEGALFLEGGTFHEGGAEYVPPSSIVDTMGCGDAYLTAFVLALVRAGWARDRRVDAGGVAASMRAAALYSAQQCTVEGAFGRGWPFSDADPDAARAALTGPGAPLPRYH is encoded by the coding sequence ATGCGCGTTCTCGGCTTTGGCGACAATATCGTCGACCGCTTCATCGACCGCCGCACGTCCTATCCCGGCGGCAACAGCGTCAACTTCTCCGTCTTCGCACGCCGCCTCGGGGCCGGGTCCGCGTACCTCGGCGTCTTCGGCGCCGACCGGTTCGGCGATCTCCTGAAGGAGTCCCTGCTGGCCGAGTCCGTGGACATCTCGCACGCCGTCACCCGCGACGGGCCGAGCGGCTGGACCAACATCCGGCTCGAAGCGGGCGAGCGCCGCTTCCTGGACTGGAACGGTGGAGGGATCACCCTCGAGGAGCCCTTCCGGCCGTCCCGGGACCACCTGGACTACATGGGCGGGTTCGACGTCGTGCACTCGAGTGTCTACTCCGGCATCGAGGAGCACCTCCCGGCCGTACGGGCCGCCGTCCCCCGCGTGACCTTCGACTTCTCCGCCGACGACGACCGACGCTCCGACGCCTACCTCGCCGCCGTGTGCCCGTCCGTGGACCTCGGGCAGTTCTCCTGCGCCGACCTCAGCGACCGTGAGTCGCGGGACCTGCTCCGGGCAGCGGTGCGGCACGGTGCCGGCTCCGCACTCGCGACGCGGGGCACCGAGGGGGCCCTCTTCCTCGAGGGCGGCACCTTCCACGAGGGCGGCGCGGAGTACGTCCCGCCGTCGTCCATCGTCGACACCATGGGCTGCGGGGACGCCTATCTCACGGCCTTCGTCCTGGCGCTGGTGCGGGCGGGATGGGCGCGGGACCGGCGTGTGGACGCCGGGGGCGTCGCGGCCTCGATGCGGGCTGCCGCGCTCTACTCCGCGCAGCAGTGCACGGTGGAAGGGGCCTTCGGGCGCGGCTGGCCGTTCTCGGACGCGGACCCCGACGCCGCGCGCGCCGCGCTGACCGGTCCCGGCGCCCCGCTGCCTCGTTACCATTAG
- a CDS encoding SIS domain-containing protein yields MLKFDEDQFLTRAQSFLALQPQIEDVVAGLAGVEAVFLVGSGGTYAAMWPYEHLMRRSTTVPVRSAIAAELVLSGDALLNERAVAVFTSASGTTEDVIRCIEYCRERGVRTIGFTGIADSPIAQGVDHAFITEPDAWPFDLGLLLLTTRFLSERGEFAGYDKLVDQLQAVPKALVGVARQAEPMAEAFAARHKDTDFHFVVGSGNLWGHAYLYSMCILEEMQWLHTTRVHGAEFFHGSLELIEEDTSVLLFVGEDETRPLMERVVAFSEKYSKATTVLDTADYPLDGVDDEFRGLLGPLVMDTITSRISKHLEKQRDHSLDLRRYYRVVEY; encoded by the coding sequence ATGCTGAAGTTCGATGAGGACCAGTTCCTCACACGCGCCCAGAGTTTCCTCGCCCTCCAGCCGCAGATCGAAGACGTCGTGGCCGGCCTCGCCGGCGTCGAAGCGGTCTTCCTCGTCGGGTCGGGGGGAACCTACGCCGCCATGTGGCCCTACGAGCACCTGATGCGCCGCAGCACCACGGTCCCCGTCCGGTCCGCCATCGCCGCGGAACTGGTCCTCTCCGGCGACGCCCTCCTCAACGAGCGCGCGGTCGCCGTCTTCACCTCCGCGTCCGGCACCACCGAGGACGTCATCCGGTGCATCGAGTACTGCCGGGAGCGCGGGGTCCGCACCATCGGCTTCACCGGGATCGCGGACAGCCCGATCGCCCAGGGCGTGGACCACGCCTTCATCACCGAGCCGGATGCCTGGCCGTTCGATCTCGGTCTGCTGCTCCTCACCACGCGCTTCCTGTCGGAGCGCGGCGAGTTCGCCGGCTACGACAAGCTGGTCGACCAGCTGCAGGCCGTCCCCAAGGCACTCGTGGGCGTGGCCCGCCAGGCGGAACCGATGGCGGAAGCCTTCGCGGCACGGCACAAGGACACCGACTTCCACTTCGTGGTGGGCAGCGGGAACCTCTGGGGCCACGCCTACCTGTACTCCATGTGCATCCTCGAGGAGATGCAGTGGCTGCACACCACCCGGGTGCACGGCGCCGAGTTCTTCCACGGCTCCCTGGAACTGATCGAGGAGGACACCAGTGTCCTGCTCTTCGTGGGCGAGGACGAGACGCGCCCCCTCATGGAGCGCGTCGTCGCGTTCTCCGAGAAGTACTCGAAGGCCACCACGGTCCTCGACACGGCGGACTACCCGCTGGACGGCGTGGACGACGAGTTCCGGGGACTGCTCGGCCCGCTCGTCATGGACACGATCACGAGCCGCATCAGCAAGCACCTCGAGAAGCAGCGCGACCACTCGCTCGACCTGCGCCGCTACTACCGGGTGGTGGAGTACTGA
- a CDS encoding ABC transporter substrate-binding protein, producing MNNVRLRVCAVSAAVLIGLTACGGGTDVEAADLTAEPEYEGTLSILTKFGGEPLSPYFEDLAAEYTSLHPDVDFEIIQETDQSIKDKTKTLVASSALPDIYFSWTGDYADKFIEGGLATDLTSVLAPDSEWGGTFGAASLDAFAKDGKYYAVPLYNNGKFMGYNKAVFDAAGVAVPTTFEELLAACPKLEAQGVEPLAFGNKDGWPGLHFLQQLFAYNVPQDVLEKDFDPATATWDHPGYVKSLEEFQSVVQDCTGTGSDSNGVLYSTAQQAQSSGKAAMYFQEILEFDSVVTDASAIKAEDFGIFALPAPEGAEGDPAALEGSPEGMMVNAKSPRQALAVDFLKFVTSKANAETLAGAPYSQPSTIVGAVSDATASPAVVEGVAELNDASYLLGWLDAVTVPDVADAWLAGGEALVSGSETPEEVLSSVRAASDSAE from the coding sequence ATGAACAACGTCCGACTGAGAGTGTGTGCGGTGTCCGCCGCGGTATTGATCGGCCTCACGGCCTGTGGAGGTGGGACCGACGTCGAGGCGGCCGACCTCACGGCCGAGCCCGAGTACGAGGGCACCCTCTCGATCCTCACGAAGTTCGGCGGCGAGCCGCTCTCGCCCTATTTCGAGGACCTGGCCGCCGAGTACACGTCCCTGCACCCGGACGTCGACTTCGAAATCATCCAGGAGACCGACCAGAGCATCAAGGACAAGACGAAGACGCTCGTCGCCTCGTCGGCGCTGCCGGACATCTACTTCTCGTGGACCGGCGACTACGCGGACAAGTTCATCGAGGGCGGCCTGGCCACGGACCTCACCTCCGTGCTGGCCCCCGACTCCGAGTGGGGCGGCACGTTCGGCGCGGCGTCGCTCGATGCGTTCGCGAAGGACGGCAAGTACTACGCCGTCCCCCTCTACAACAACGGCAAGTTCATGGGCTACAACAAGGCCGTCTTCGACGCGGCCGGCGTGGCCGTGCCCACCACGTTCGAGGAGCTTCTCGCCGCCTGCCCGAAGCTCGAGGCGCAGGGCGTGGAGCCGCTGGCCTTCGGGAACAAGGACGGCTGGCCCGGGCTGCACTTCCTCCAGCAGCTGTTCGCCTACAACGTCCCCCAGGACGTGCTCGAGAAGGACTTCGATCCCGCCACGGCCACCTGGGACCACCCGGGGTACGTGAAGTCGCTCGAGGAGTTCCAGTCGGTGGTGCAGGACTGCACCGGCACCGGGTCCGACTCCAACGGCGTGCTGTACTCGACGGCGCAGCAGGCGCAGTCGTCCGGCAAGGCCGCCATGTACTTCCAGGAGATCCTGGAGTTCGACTCGGTGGTCACCGACGCCTCCGCGATCAAGGCCGAGGACTTCGGGATCTTCGCGCTCCCTGCACCCGAGGGGGCCGAGGGCGATCCCGCCGCGCTCGAGGGTTCACCCGAGGGCATGATGGTCAACGCCAAGTCCCCGCGCCAGGCGCTCGCCGTCGACTTCCTCAAGTTCGTCACCAGCAAGGCCAACGCCGAGACGCTCGCCGGTGCTCCCTACAGCCAGCCGAGCACGATCGTCGGAGCCGTGTCCGATGCGACGGCGAGCCCCGCCGTCGTCGAGGGCGTCGCCGAGCTCAACGACGCCAGCTACCTCCTCGGCTGGCTGGACGCCGTCACGGTGCCCGACGTCGCCGACGCCTGGCTCGCCGGCGGCGAGGCGCTCGTGTCCGGATCCGAGACTCCCGAAGAGGTCCTGAGCAGTGTCCGCGCCGCTTCGGACAGCGCCGAATAG
- a CDS encoding carbohydrate ABC transporter permease, giving the protein MRRRRRPRGWAWVAPALLLLGVFVYLPLLQNLQYSVMKWDIYAGGSSFVGLANYEKLAGDPVFWRALFNNSAYAAVSLLCQVFGALLLAALVEGLRSERWRRALRAIYFVPSAISLTVAGLLFYFVYEPELGILNALLRGVGLDSLTQAWLGQEGTAIWAVIAMSQWQGFGYSTLLFAIAIQRIPQDLFDAASLDGVGPIRRFFQVTVPLTREMTGLMIIVTLSGAFQVFNEVMVMTSGGPNNSSQVLVTWLYRMGFGRNDFGYAAAIATVIFVLTLGIALLQLAITRKRRVEW; this is encoded by the coding sequence GTGCGGCGCCGCCGCAGGCCCCGCGGCTGGGCATGGGTCGCACCGGCGCTCCTCCTGCTGGGTGTGTTCGTCTACCTCCCGCTGCTGCAGAACCTGCAGTACAGCGTCATGAAGTGGGACATCTACGCAGGGGGCTCCTCGTTCGTCGGACTGGCGAACTACGAGAAGCTCGCCGGCGATCCCGTGTTCTGGCGTGCGCTGTTCAACAACTCGGCCTACGCCGCGGTGTCCCTCCTCTGCCAGGTCTTCGGTGCGCTGCTGCTGGCCGCGCTGGTGGAGGGCCTGCGGTCCGAGCGCTGGCGGCGGGCGCTCCGGGCCATCTACTTCGTCCCGTCCGCGATCTCCCTGACCGTCGCCGGACTGCTGTTCTACTTCGTCTACGAGCCGGAACTGGGCATCCTCAACGCCCTCCTGAGGGGCGTGGGGCTGGACTCCCTGACGCAGGCGTGGCTGGGGCAGGAGGGCACGGCGATCTGGGCGGTCATCGCGATGAGCCAGTGGCAGGGCTTCGGCTACTCCACGCTGCTCTTCGCGATCGCGATCCAGCGGATCCCGCAGGACCTCTTCGATGCGGCGTCGCTCGACGGCGTCGGACCGATCCGGAGGTTCTTCCAGGTGACCGTCCCCCTGACCCGCGAGATGACCGGGCTGATGATCATCGTCACGCTCTCGGGGGCGTTCCAGGTGTTCAACGAGGTCATGGTCATGACCAGCGGCGGCCCCAACAACTCGAGCCAGGTGCTCGTGACCTGGCTCTACCGCATGGGCTTCGGCCGGAACGACTTCGGCTACGCGGCGGCGATCGCCACGGTGATCTTCGTGCTGACGCTCGGTATCGCACTGCTGCAACTGGCCATCACCCGGAAGAGGAGAGTGGAATGGTAA